The following are encoded together in the Drosophila sechellia strain sech25 chromosome 3R, ASM438219v1, whole genome shotgun sequence genome:
- the LOC6614107 gene encoding uncharacterized protein LOC6614107: protein MGKVRKVKTRTPSGVDTSAEIDVESAGEAEGCGPIEAICVHLQQANVEEKLNGLHSFAVLALRKEKVPEIRDSQLVRIAAPLLCDKESAIRNATAGAFRNLSVFGTEVCDFLVENDVLTALLTLVRSYDLNKSGFENELHADTFQQAIHLLRNLCESSPTATEALNQANFLSSLLLGFDYRKFGLEVAISVAQLVLVVSENNSSSWNVLASSTILPELLAAPTESHAQLYLSALAAGILCNVPACAAAHTREILNSLDKLLSIDPQAQLQSCKNEILNAKSKNEAPVLEISMETEEMTETQSANQSKPNQCDAEVALTNLEHLLDAQRLVAEIITNLGSSDEQSNWDTDSEHSESESVADYDMEDETADSGSGGLPANFLETIKHNKVIEKLWQKAQPLQPAVENLVSQQENIKEKVAKLRVSYLICLQNLCNVLSAEDLGGCSNLYNMWMILGQQAFRGSEDVSVMEAITSLMRSSLSLLKSRKDLFGQMTENDLNMIIEGASKCTDINIRVNWNRMLGTLGSLLSEPLVKTIVLFLLTYCAQEDDLWALSEGLDALMDIFAVDDWPQIIAELEMCDRVQALEELFKSKMRQQRRELKERRATVQTVKTNFARFVYYLNKNCKK from the coding sequence TGAACGGACTGCACTCATTCGCTGTGCTGGCGCTGCGAAAGGAGAAGGTTCCCGAAATACGCGACAGCCAGTTGGTCCGGATTGCGGCCCCCCTGCTGTGCGATAAGGAGAGCGCCATCCGGAATGCGACGGCCGGCGCCTTTCGGAATTTGTCCGTGTTTGGCACGGAGGTTTGCGACTTCCTCGTTGAGAACGACGTACTTACCGCCTTGCTGACCCTGGTCCGTAGCTATGATCTGAATAAAAGTGGATTCGAGAACGAGTTGCATGCGGACACCTTCCAGCAAGCAATCCATCTGCTACGAAATCTTTGCGAGAGCTCGCCCACCGCCACAGAAGCACTAAATCAAGCCAACTTCCTTTCCAGCCTGCTGCTGGGCTTCGACTACAGAAAGTTCGGACTCGAAGTTGCCATTTCAGTGGCCCAACTCGTACTGGTGGTGTCTGAGAACAACTCCAGCTCGTGGAACGTCCTGGCCAGCAGTACAATACTACCTGAGCTTCTTGCGGCGCCCACAGAAAGTCACGCGCAGCTTTACCTGAGCGCATTAGCTGCCGGTATCCTGTGTAATGTACCCGCCTGCGCTGCCGCCCACACTCGTGAAATCCTGAACAGTCTAGACAAACTACTCTCCATAGATCCACAGGCCCAGCTGCAAAGCTGCAAAAACGAAATTCTAAATGCAAAGTCGAAGAACGAGGCCCCCGTGCTGGAAATCTCTATGGAGACAGAGGAGATGACGGAAACACAGAGTGCCAATCAGTCGAAACCGAACCAATGCGATGCCGAGGTGGCACTCACGAACCTGGAGCACTTGCTAGATGCCCAGCGTCTGGTGGCGGAGATTATAACCAACCTGGGCTCCAGCGATGAACAGAGCAACTGGGACACGGATAGCGAGCATTCAGAGTCTGAGAGCGTGGCCGATTACGACATGGAGGACGAGACAGCTGACAGTGGATCGGGGGGACTTCCCGCCAACTTCTTGGAGACCATCAAACATAACAAAGTGATCGAGAAACTGTGGCAAAAGGCTCAACCACTGCAACCTGCTGTGGAAAATCTGGTGTCCCAGCAAGAGAATATAAAGGAGAAAGTGGCAAAATTAAGAGTATCGTACTTGATTTGCCTCCAGAACCTATGCAATGTGCTGTCCGCTGAAGATTTGGGCGGCTGCAGCAACCTCTATAACATGTGGATGATTTTGGGTCAACAAGCATTCAGGGGAAGCGAAGATGTATCCGTCATGGAGGCCATTACGTCACTAATGCGCTCCTCGCTGAGTTTGCTCAAGTCTCGCAAGGATCTTTTCGGTCAGATGACCGAGAATGATCTGAACATGATTATCGAGGGCGCTAGCAAGTGCACAGATATAAATATCCGCGTTAACTGGAACCGCATGCTGGGCACGCTGGGTTCTCTGCTCTCAGAGCCCCTGGTTAAGACAATAGTGCTTTTCCTATTGACTTACTGTGCCCAGGAAGATGACCTGTGGGCTCTGTCTGAAGGACTCGATGCGCTAATGGACATTTTCGCCGTGGACGACTGGCCGCAGATCATCGCGGAGTTGGAGATGTGCGATCGTGTCCAGGCACTAGAGGAGTTGTTCAAGTCTAAGATGCGGCAGCAGCGACGGGAGCTAAAGGAGCGACGAGCCACAGTGCAAACAGTGAAGACTAACTTTGCACGCTTTGTTTATTATCTTAATAAGaactgtaaaaaataa
- the LOC116801515 gene encoding carnitine O-acetyltransferase isoform X1 → MLIDRSKTRVSPTSERILKKPDAEMKFRGNGKLLWNLTKNSLAQQSPNGIAKKVLPASSYSTVQKTIPLEQPNLLKYHVLPLEETLNRFMTTVEPLLTPEEFQQQKGITSEFLKKQGRELQLLLEETGSKEKNWLAHRWLKAAYLTYRDPVTVFVSPGMTFPKQNFRDSRAFVDYTARVIYGLGEFNDMVHANQIPIVKMGKNELDNSQFGKVFGTCRIPRRGTDEIVYNPDSDYLVVIYKNHFYQLKIYSKEGKLIAAPCLAAQLENILLKETQVGVPYGILTTDSRDNWAEAYEYLAETPANRDALKTIQSALFTVSLDEGTSLKDGEETDELILSLIHGSGSKRNSGNRWMDKTIQLVVNPNGNVGFTYEHSPAEGQPIAMMMDYVVQKMKEDPSFGQTGSQDFAPAQKIQFSSSNKSLEKSLNVAQANVDKLADALQMKVLKFNGFGKDFIKKQRLGPDSFVQMALQLAFYKMHSEPPAQYESAHLRIFDGGRTETIRSCSNESVAFSRAMQDPNATDQERATKLREAVVSHQTYAKLALQGKGVDRHLLGLKLMALEHSKPIPEFFKSPGFVKSSHFRMSTSQVATKYDAFMGYGPATDDGYACCYNPRDNDIILAISAWRHCPITDHLKFAKTLEQSFFEMKNVLEKNPPEIKSKL, encoded by the exons atgttaattGACCGGAGCAAAACAAGAGTGAG CCCAACGTCTGAGCGAATCCTCAAGAAACCCGACGCCGAGATGAAGTTTCGTGGCAATGGAAAGCTTTTGTGGAATTTG ACCAAGAACTCCTTGGCCCAACAGTCTCCAAATGGGATCGCCAAGAAAGTGCTGCCCGCCAGCAGCTACAGCACCGTCCAGAAGACCATTCCCTTGGAGCAGCCGAATCTGCTGAAGTACCACGTCCTGCCGCTGGAGGAAACGCTGAACCGCTTCATGACCACGGTGGAACCGCTGCTGACGCCGGAGGAGTTTCAACAGCAAAAGGGAATCACCTCCGAGTTTTTGAAGAAGCAGGGACGCGAactgcagctgctcctggaAGAAACCGGCAGCAAGGAGAAGAATTGGCTGGCCCACCGCTGGCTGAAGGCTGCCTATTTGACCTATCGAGACCCAGTCACCGTGTTCGTGAGTCCCGGCATGACCTTCCCCAAGCAAAACTTCAGGGACTCACGGGCTTTCGTGGACTATACCGCGAGGGTTATCTATGGACTGGGCGAATTTAACGACATGGTGCACGCCAACCAAATTCCGATCGTTAAAATGGGCAAGAACGAGCTGGACAACAGCCAGTTTGGCAAGGTATTCGGCACATGTCGGATTCCCAGACGGGGCACCGACGAGATCGTATACAATCCTGACTCCGATTATTTGGTGGTGATCTACAAGAATCACTTCTACCAACTGAAGATATACAGTAAGGAGGGAAAGCTCATTGCTGCTCCATGTCTAGCTGCTCAACTGGAGAATATCTTGTTGAAGGAAACGCAAGTGGGAGTACCCTATGGTATTCTGACCACCGACTCCAGGGACAATTGGGCCGAAGCCTACGAATATCTGGCTGAAACTCCTGCCAACCGGGATGCCCTCAAGACCATACAGAGTGCTTTGTTCACCGTCTCACTCGATGAGGGTACTAGCCTAAAGGACGGCGAAGAGACTGACGAACTTATTCTATCGCTGATCCATGGCAGTGGCAGCAAGAGGAACAGCGGCAACCGTTGGATGGACAAGACTATTCAGCTGGTGGTTAACCCCAATGGAAACGTCGGATTCACCTATGAGCACTCGCCGGCTGAGGGCCAGCCCATTGCGATGATGATGGACTACGTGGTGCAAAAGAT GAAGGAAGACCCTAGCTTCGGGCAAACTGGCTCACAGGACTTTGCTCCCGCACAGAAAATACAGTTCTCTTCGAGTAATAAAAGTCTAGAGAAATCTTTAAACGTCGCACAGGCAAACGTGGACAAACTTGCCGATGCTCTCCAAATGAAGGTTCTGAAATTCAACGGCTTCGGAAAGGATTTCATAAAGAAACAGCGTCTGGGTCCGGACAGCTTTGTTCAGATGGCGCTGCAGCTCGCCTTCTACAA AATGCACTCGGAACCGCCTGCGCAATATGAGTCGGCTCATCTGCGCATATTCGACGGCGGACGAACCGAAACCATACGCTCTTGCTCCAACGAATCCGTGGCCTTTTCCCGCGCTATGCAGGACCCAAATGCTACCGATCAGGAACGCGCCACTAAGCTTCGTGAGGCAGTAGTGTCTCATCAGACATATGCTAAGCTGGCTCTCCAGGGAAAGGGTGTTGATCGACATCTGCTTGGACTGAAGCTGATGGCTCTGGAGCATAGCAAGCCAATTCCCGAGTTCTTCAAGTCGCCAGGCTTTGTCAAGTCGAGTCACTTCCGCATGTCCACCTCACAGGTAGCCACTAAATACGATGCTTTCATGGGTTACGGCCCGGCGACTGACGATGGTTATGCCTGCTGCTATAATCCTCGGGATAATGACATCATATTGGCCATATCCGCTTGGCGCCATTGCCCAATAACGGATCACTTGAAGTTTGCCAAGACCCTCGAGCAATCCTTTTTCGAAATGAAGAATGTTCTGGAGAAGAACCCGCCTGAGATAAAGTCGAAGTTGTAA
- the LOC116801515 gene encoding carnitine O-acetyltransferase isoform X2, which translates to MYKYQSPTSERILKKPDAEMKFRGNGKLLWNLTKNSLAQQSPNGIAKKVLPASSYSTVQKTIPLEQPNLLKYHVLPLEETLNRFMTTVEPLLTPEEFQQQKGITSEFLKKQGRELQLLLEETGSKEKNWLAHRWLKAAYLTYRDPVTVFVSPGMTFPKQNFRDSRAFVDYTARVIYGLGEFNDMVHANQIPIVKMGKNELDNSQFGKVFGTCRIPRRGTDEIVYNPDSDYLVVIYKNHFYQLKIYSKEGKLIAAPCLAAQLENILLKETQVGVPYGILTTDSRDNWAEAYEYLAETPANRDALKTIQSALFTVSLDEGTSLKDGEETDELILSLIHGSGSKRNSGNRWMDKTIQLVVNPNGNVGFTYEHSPAEGQPIAMMMDYVVQKMKEDPSFGQTGSQDFAPAQKIQFSSSNKSLEKSLNVAQANVDKLADALQMKVLKFNGFGKDFIKKQRLGPDSFVQMALQLAFYKMHSEPPAQYESAHLRIFDGGRTETIRSCSNESVAFSRAMQDPNATDQERATKLREAVVSHQTYAKLALQGKGVDRHLLGLKLMALEHSKPIPEFFKSPGFVKSSHFRMSTSQVATKYDAFMGYGPATDDGYACCYNPRDNDIILAISAWRHCPITDHLKFAKTLEQSFFEMKNVLEKNPPEIKSKL; encoded by the exons ATGTACAAATATCAAAG CCCAACGTCTGAGCGAATCCTCAAGAAACCCGACGCCGAGATGAAGTTTCGTGGCAATGGAAAGCTTTTGTGGAATTTG ACCAAGAACTCCTTGGCCCAACAGTCTCCAAATGGGATCGCCAAGAAAGTGCTGCCCGCCAGCAGCTACAGCACCGTCCAGAAGACCATTCCCTTGGAGCAGCCGAATCTGCTGAAGTACCACGTCCTGCCGCTGGAGGAAACGCTGAACCGCTTCATGACCACGGTGGAACCGCTGCTGACGCCGGAGGAGTTTCAACAGCAAAAGGGAATCACCTCCGAGTTTTTGAAGAAGCAGGGACGCGAactgcagctgctcctggaAGAAACCGGCAGCAAGGAGAAGAATTGGCTGGCCCACCGCTGGCTGAAGGCTGCCTATTTGACCTATCGAGACCCAGTCACCGTGTTCGTGAGTCCCGGCATGACCTTCCCCAAGCAAAACTTCAGGGACTCACGGGCTTTCGTGGACTATACCGCGAGGGTTATCTATGGACTGGGCGAATTTAACGACATGGTGCACGCCAACCAAATTCCGATCGTTAAAATGGGCAAGAACGAGCTGGACAACAGCCAGTTTGGCAAGGTATTCGGCACATGTCGGATTCCCAGACGGGGCACCGACGAGATCGTATACAATCCTGACTCCGATTATTTGGTGGTGATCTACAAGAATCACTTCTACCAACTGAAGATATACAGTAAGGAGGGAAAGCTCATTGCTGCTCCATGTCTAGCTGCTCAACTGGAGAATATCTTGTTGAAGGAAACGCAAGTGGGAGTACCCTATGGTATTCTGACCACCGACTCCAGGGACAATTGGGCCGAAGCCTACGAATATCTGGCTGAAACTCCTGCCAACCGGGATGCCCTCAAGACCATACAGAGTGCTTTGTTCACCGTCTCACTCGATGAGGGTACTAGCCTAAAGGACGGCGAAGAGACTGACGAACTTATTCTATCGCTGATCCATGGCAGTGGCAGCAAGAGGAACAGCGGCAACCGTTGGATGGACAAGACTATTCAGCTGGTGGTTAACCCCAATGGAAACGTCGGATTCACCTATGAGCACTCGCCGGCTGAGGGCCAGCCCATTGCGATGATGATGGACTACGTGGTGCAAAAGAT GAAGGAAGACCCTAGCTTCGGGCAAACTGGCTCACAGGACTTTGCTCCCGCACAGAAAATACAGTTCTCTTCGAGTAATAAAAGTCTAGAGAAATCTTTAAACGTCGCACAGGCAAACGTGGACAAACTTGCCGATGCTCTCCAAATGAAGGTTCTGAAATTCAACGGCTTCGGAAAGGATTTCATAAAGAAACAGCGTCTGGGTCCGGACAGCTTTGTTCAGATGGCGCTGCAGCTCGCCTTCTACAA AATGCACTCGGAACCGCCTGCGCAATATGAGTCGGCTCATCTGCGCATATTCGACGGCGGACGAACCGAAACCATACGCTCTTGCTCCAACGAATCCGTGGCCTTTTCCCGCGCTATGCAGGACCCAAATGCTACCGATCAGGAACGCGCCACTAAGCTTCGTGAGGCAGTAGTGTCTCATCAGACATATGCTAAGCTGGCTCTCCAGGGAAAGGGTGTTGATCGACATCTGCTTGGACTGAAGCTGATGGCTCTGGAGCATAGCAAGCCAATTCCCGAGTTCTTCAAGTCGCCAGGCTTTGTCAAGTCGAGTCACTTCCGCATGTCCACCTCACAGGTAGCCACTAAATACGATGCTTTCATGGGTTACGGCCCGGCGACTGACGATGGTTATGCCTGCTGCTATAATCCTCGGGATAATGACATCATATTGGCCATATCCGCTTGGCGCCATTGCCCAATAACGGATCACTTGAAGTTTGCCAAGACCCTCGAGCAATCCTTTTTCGAAATGAAGAATGTTCTGGAGAAGAACCCGCCTGAGATAAAGTCGAAGTTGTAA
- the LOC6614108 gene encoding uncharacterized protein LOC6614108: MLALVVLLIASCLAIQTAATTTPSTAVTEAGTPTPGGSPDQAELGNSSSTELPDYCNPSLCHKNLKHVACNASIELHDKCSLDAEVIVISPRVERFLLGRFNELRDRVAKGGFNGLSPASRMGTLKWNSELAYLAEFNVRDCVLRHDECRNTKFTQNAGQTVGYRGIKGKLPELEDILRDIIGVWMREKAGTSMVTIMKYADQESHSPKYNFLQIVQENAEFVGCAIVQQSRHGWIQTFFACNYGHAPVVGSPVYESGQKAAESCKAGTNPKYAHLCADSEVYEKVAPKGVNASSPEINTRTLGKRDFVMLNADGTAPAEDGAPAPAADGAAAAPAAEGGAAPPAEAAATTAVDGAAPGATPGVTPVEGAGSTSAPAAGVTPASGSPGGEEAHAEGLLEPMPKPLDRAALEKKFARFLALIKRAEMFHGRRKIVVISSNHEVDDDRVQQEGAEADSTIRTMERAFSRRRAIMRRSIGSHMRGRKPSAFWAPQWIAMP, encoded by the exons ATGTTGGCTCTTGTAGTTCTTCTGATCGCCAGTTGTTTGGCCATTCAAACGGCAGCCACTACGACACCAAGTACAGCGGTCACCGAAGCTGGTACCCCAACTCCTGGAGGATCGCCAGATCAAGCCGAGCTAGGAAACAGCTCCTCTACGGAACTACCGGACTACTGCAATCCCTCCTTGTGCCACAAAAATCTCAAACATGTGGCTTGCAACGCATCAATC GAACTGCACGACAAGTGCTCACTGGACGCTGAGGTCATAGTGATAAGTCCAAGAGTGGAAAGATTCCTATTGGGTCGATTCAATGAGTTGAGGGATAGAGTGGCCAAAGGAGGGTTCAACGGACTGAGTCCTGCCAGTCGGATGGGCACCTTGAAGTGGAACTCGGAACTGGCCTACCTAGCTGAATTCAATGTGAGGGATTGTGTCCTGAGGCACGACGAGTGCCGGAACACGAAGTTCACCCAAAACGCCGGCCAGACGGTTGGGTATCGAGGCATTAAAGGAAAATTGCCAGAGTTGGAGGATATCCTTAGGGATATCATAGGGGTTTGGATGCGGGAAAAAGCCGGAACTTCTATGGTGACCATCATGAAGTATGCCGATCAGGAATCTCA TTCGCCGAAGTACAACTTCTTGCAGATCGTGCAGGAGAACGCTGAATTCGTGGGCTGTGCCATCGTTCAGCAGTCCCGGCACGGCTGGATTCAGACGTTCTTCGCGTGCAACTATGGCCACGCCCCGGTTGTGGGCTCACCCGTCTACGAGTCCGGGCAAAAGGCGGCGGAGTCCTGCAAGGCCGGAACGAACCCGAAATATGCACATCTCTGCGCCGATTCCGAGGTCTACGAGAAGGTTGCGCCGAAAGGAGTGAACGCGTCCAGTCCAGAAATTAACACTAGAACTCTTGGCAAACGGGACTTTGTCATGCTCAACGCTGATGGAACGGCGCCAGCTGAAGATGgggcaccagcaccagcagccGATGGAGCAGCAGCCGCGCCAGCCGCCGAAGGAGGAGCAGCTCCACCTGCCGAAGCTGCAGCCACTACAGCAGTCGACGGAGCAGCGCCAGGTGCCACTCCAGGAGTCACCCCGGTGGAGGGAGCAGGCTCCACTTCTGCACCAGCAGCTGGAGTGACACCCGCTTCCGGATCGCCTGGAGGGGAAGAAGCTCACGCGGAAGGGCTACTGGAACCCATGCCAAAGCCTCTAGACAGGGCTGCGCTGGAGAAGAAGTTCGCCCGCTTCCTGGCGCTGATAAAGCGGGCTGAGATGTTCCATGGTCGCCGGAAGATCGTGGTCATATCCAGCAACCATGAGGTGGATGATGACCGCGTGCAGCAGGAAGGCGCAGAAGCCGACTCAACTATTAGAACCATGGAAAGGGCATTCTCCAGACGCAGAGCAATAATGAGACGCTCCATAGGTAGCCACATGCGCGGTCGTAAGCCAAGTGCCTTTTGGGCTCCGCAATGGATAGCTATGCCTTGA
- the LOC116801516 gene encoding LOW QUALITY PROTEIN: kunitz-type serine protease inhibitor PILP-3 (The sequence of the model RefSeq protein was modified relative to this genomic sequence to represent the inferred CDS: substituted 1 base at 1 genomic stop codon), whose translation TVKTVGSRPYISPSIYRSVISSRPSNPLKIKLLLVLACVVLYVSLACGQNRCDGRPRGRQNCDGGKHEGFGGRDCRRTAMDEMWYYIXRTGKCLKMKYLGCGGNQNRYCSLRHCQRSCP comes from the exons ACTGTGAAAACTGTTGGCAGCCGCCCCTATATAAGTCCATCGATTTACAGATCAGTCATATCAAGTCGACCCTCCAATCCGTTGAAAATTAAGTTACTTTTGGTTCTAGCTTGCGTTGTGCTCTACGTATCTCTCGCATGTGGCCAGAATCGTTGCGATGGACGTCCTAGGG GTCGTCAGAATTGCGACGGCGGCAAGCACGAAGGATTTGGGGGAAGGGATTGCCGGAGAACTGCCATGGACGAAATGTGGTACTATATCTAGAGAACCGGGAAGTGCCTCAAGATGAAGTACCTCGGATGTGGCGGCAACCAAAATCGCTACTGCTCCTTGAGACACTGTCAAAGGTCGTGCCCATGA
- the LOC6614109 gene encoding zinc finger protein ZFAT, translated as MSRNVTLSDEQSRLNARLEAHMVYICPECGKAFRTQAEWRQHLNTKHDYLKKTYSDFNFIQIDERFHECQLCFKWVENAHKTIALLQYHYFMHLEHSETYRCVHCRMAYTRRRALNVHLLDTHMREIEKYENKLRQMKRQQAKPTTAAAPAGNAEKPMAVRPRGRPKGSTKRNQNDLLQKALMDIDLNTEMEKSPTRPVTALAAPVNAPKPISNVSELNLDRCLNAYEDIVRKEEEEVVPKYDDELDALCKEFFDDGTSAGKAEADEKPQQDDAHQQQGNQEVVIIEIDALGKEEVAQLKMEMKSDAISQPTKRRRMSTTPSRDSDTEMSTNGLTKLISYLCPKCGKEIASMDGWRAHVFKKHDFEHIIENSFKILESGRKAMCLQCREVQPTTVRSQLQKHCFKHLPYRSYLKCTLCDRTKTSTSKILNHIRYNHQEELQRKNKTQLLIKPEPMWASPKKSGQAARADDAGSEDDQGEQAVCEHCDRVFRSKWRYERHIASCRRSGAGKPVEGTVEALFNHLREGHMRMNAIWKTMQREKP; from the exons ATGTCGCGGAACGTGACGCTCTCGGATGAACAAAGCCGGCTTAATGCGCGTCTGGAGGCGCACATGGTTTACATATGTCCGGAATGCGGCAAGGCCTTCCGCACTCAGGCCGAGTGGCGACAGCATCTGAACACG AAACACGACTATCTAAAGAAGACGTACTCCGACTTCAACTTCAtccagatcgacgagcgcTTCCATGAGTGCCAGCTGTGCTTTAAATGGGTGGAGAACGCCCACAAGACAATCGCCCTGCTGCAGTACCACTACTTCATGCATCTGGAGCACAGCGAAACCTACCGCTGCGTGCACTGCCGCATGGCGTACACGAGGCGCCGGGCTCTGAACGTTCACCTACTGGACACGCACATGCGGGAAATCGAGAAGTACGAGAACAAGTTGCGCCAGATGAAGCGGCAGCAGGCGAAACCCACTACTGCGGCAGCACCAGCTGGAAATGCAGAGAAGCCGATGGCTGTGAGGCCGCGAGGGCGTCCCAAAGGTTCCAcgaaaagaaaccaaaatgaTCTGCTGCAAAAGGCTCTGATGGACATTGATCTAAACACAGAAATGGAAAAGTCCCCAACACGGCCAGTGACAGCACTAGCCGCTCCTGTAAACGCACCTAAGCCCATTTCAAATGTCAGCGAGCTGAATCTAGATCGGTGTTTGAATGCCTACGAGGACATTGTGCGcaaggaggaggaagaggTGGTGCCGAAGTATGACGACGAGTTGGATGCGCTTTGCAAGGAGTTTTTTGATGATGGCACTTCCGCCGGCAAAGCAGAAGCTGATGAGAAGCCGCAGCAAGACGATGCGCACCAGCAGCAAGGAAATCAGGAGGTGGTCATAATCGAGATCGATGCACTTGGCAAGGAGGAAGTGGCCCAGCTGAAGATGGAAATGAAATCGGACGCAATAAGTCAACCGACTAAACGTCGACGCATGTCTACGACGCCCAGCCGCGACTCCGACACGGAAATGTCCACCAACGGCCTCACGAAGCTCATATCGTACTTGTGTCCGAAGTGCGGCAAGGAGATCGCCTCGATGGACGGGTGGCGGGCACACGTATTCAAGAAGCACGACTTCGAGCACATAATCGAGAACAGTTTTAAGATCCTGGAGTCCGGGCGCAAGGCCATGTGCCTGCAGTGCCGCGAGGTGCAACCAACGACCGTGCGCTCACAACTGCAGAAGCACTGCTTCAAGCATCTGCCCTACCGGTCCTATCTCAAGTGCACACTCTGCGATCGCACCAAGACCAGCACCTCGAAGATCCTCAACCACATTCGCTACAACCACCAGGAGGAGCTGCAGCGTAAAAACAAGACGCAGCTGCTTATTAAGCCGGAGCCCATGTGGGCCAGTCCCAAAAAGTCCGGTCAAGCGGCCAGGGCGGATGACGCCGGATCCGAGGACGATCAGGGCGAGCAAGCTGTGTGCGAGCACTGTGACAGAGTCTTTAGGAGCAAATGGCGCTACGAACGACACATTGCCTCTTGCAGGAGATCCGGAGCAGGCAAGCCAGTCGAAGGGACCGTTGAAGCCTTGTTCAACCATCTGCGAGAAGGGCACATGCGAATGAACGCCATCTGGAAGACGATGCAACGTGAAAAGCCTTAG